The following proteins come from a genomic window of Venturia canescens isolate UGA chromosome 4, ASM1945775v1, whole genome shotgun sequence:
- the Atpalpha gene encoding sodium/potassium-transporting ATPase subunit alpha isoform X3, which translates to MASKGDLDSEHGRSDSYRVATLPNVRDDNKTADGMYKSRRKAPTKRKGDNLDDLKQELDIDFHKITPEELYQRFQTHPENGLSHAKAKENLERDGPNALTPPKQTPEWVKFCKNLFGGFALLLWIGAILCFIAYSIQASTSEDPNDDNLYLGIVLSAVVIVTGIFSYYQESKSSKIMESFKNMVPQFATVLREGEKITLRAEDLVLGDVVEVKFGDRIPADIRIIESRGFKVDNSSLTGESEPQSRSPEFTNENPLETKNLAFFSTNAVEGTAKGVVVCCGDSTVMGRIAGLASGLNTGETPIAKEIHHFIHLITGVAVFLGVTFFIIAFILGYHWLDAVIFLIGIIVANVPEGLLATVTVCLTLTAKRMASKNCLVKNLEAVETLGSTSTICSDKTGTLTQNRMTVAHMWFDNQIIEADTTEDQSGVQYDRTSPGFKALAKIATLCNRAEFKPGQESVPILRREVNGDASEAALLKCMELALGDVMGIRKKNKKVCEVPFNSTNKYQVSIHEPDDPNDPRHLLVMKGAPERILDRCSTIFIGGKEKVLDEEMKEAFNNAYLELGGLGERVLGFCDFVLPSDKFPLGFKFNSDDPNFPCDNLRFVGLMSMIDPPRAAVPDAVAKCRSAGIKVIMVTGDHPITAKAIAKSVGIISEGNETIEDIAQRLNIPVSEVNPREAKAAVVHGGELRDLDSDQLDEILRYHTEIVFARTSPQQKLIIVEGCQRMGAIVAVTGDGVNDSPALKKADIGVAMGIAGSDVSKQAADMILLDDNFASIVTGVEEGRLIFDNLKKSIAYTLTSNIPEISPFLAFILCDIPLPLGTVTILCIDLGTDMVPAISLAYEAPESDIMKRQPRDPYRDNLVNRRLISMAYGQIGMIQAAAGFFVYFVIMAENGFLPQNLFGIRKHWDSKAINDLTDSYGQEWTYRDRKSLEFTCHTAFFVSIVIVQWADLIVCKTRRNSIIHQGMRNWALNFGIIFETALAAFLSYTPGMDKGLRMYPLKFVWWLPALPFMIAIFIYDETRRFYLRRNPGGWLEQETYY; encoded by the exons catggCCGGTCAGATTCATACCGGGTCGCCACATTACCCAACGTTCGCGATGACAACAAAACCGCTGATGGAATGTACAAG TCGCGGCGGAAGGCCCCAACGAAACGAAAGGGGGACAATTTGGATGACTTGAAACAGGAGTTGGATAtcgattttcacaaaataactCCTGAGGAGCTCTACCAGAGATTTCAGACGCATCCAGAGAAC GGCCTTAGCCATGCGAAAGCAAAGGAGAATCTGGAGAGGGACGGTCCTAATGCTCTCACGCCGCCGAAGCAAACGCCCGAATGGGTGAAATTCTGCAAAAATTTGTTCGGCGGTTTCGCCCTGCTGCTGTGGATCGGTGCGATATTGTGTTTCATCGCGTACTCGATTCAAGCCTCGACGAGCGAAGATCCGAACGACGATAATCTCTACCTCGGTATTGTACTTTCGGCGGTGGTAATAGTTACGGGCATATTCTCGTACTATCAGGAAAGTAAATCGAGCAAAATCATGGAATCGTTCAAGAACATGGTACCCCAATTCGCTACCGTATTGCGAGAGGGTGAAAAGATAACTCTGCGGGCGGAGGATCTCGTGCTGGGCGACGTGGTAGAGGTCAAGTTCGGCGATCGTATTCCAGCGGATATAAGGATCATCGAGTCGCGGGGTTTCAAGGTGGACAACAGCTCGTTGACCGGTGAGTCGGAGCCGCAGTCAAGATCGCCCGAGTTCACGAACGAAAATCCATTGGAAACGAAGAATCTCGCATTTTTCTCGACGAACGCGGTCGAAGGTACGGCCAAGGGAGTCGTCGTGTGCTGCGGCGATTCGACCGTGATGGGTAGAATCGCTGGTTTGGCATCCGGTTTGAACACCGGTGAAACACCAATTGCCAAGGaaattcatcatttcattCACCTCATTACCGGCGTCGCTGTATTCCTCGGTGTAACCTTCTTCATAATCGCTTTCATCCTCGGCTATCACTGGCTCGACGCGGTTATTTTCCTCATCGGTATCATCGTAGCGAACGTACCGGAGGGCCTGCTCGCAACCGTAACCGTATGCTTGACCCTCACGGCCAAGAGAATGGCCTCGAAAAATTGTCTCGTCAAGAATCTCGAAGCCGTCGAAACGCTTGGTTCAACATCTACCATTTGTTCCGACAAGACCGGCACCTTGACCCAAAACAGAATGACCGTTGCTCACATGTGGTTCGATAATCAGATCATCGAGGCCGACACGACCGAGGATCAGTCCGGTGTACAGTACGATCGCACCAGTCCCGGTTTCAAAGCACTCGCCAAAATCGCTACCCTCTGCAATCGCGCCGAATTCAAACCCGGACAAGAGAGCGTGCCCATTCTTAGACGCGAGGTTAACGGCGATGCCTCCGAAGCTGCCCTTCTCAAATGTATGGAGCTCGCGCTTGGCGACGTTATGGGAATCCGTAAGAAGAACAAAAAAGTTTGCGAAGTACCCTTCAACTCGACCAACAAGTATCAAGTCTCGATACACGAGCCCGATGATCCCAACGATCCTCGTCACTTGCTCGTCATGAAGGGAGCACCCGAGAGAATCCTCGACAGATGCTCCACTATATTTATCGGTGGCAAGGAAAAGGTTCTCGACGAAGAGATGAAGGAGGCTTTCAACAATGCTTATCTCGAGCTCGGTGGACTCGGCGAGCGT GTCTTGGGTTTCTGCGACTTTGTACTGCCGAGTGACAAATTCCCGCTTGGCTTCAAATTCAACAGCGACGATCCCAACTTCCCGTGCGACAATCtacgtttcgttggactcatGTCCATGATTGATCCACCGAGAGCCGCAGTGCCCGATGCCGTTGCCAAGTGTCGTTCAGCCGGTATCAAGGTTATCATGGTAACCGGCGATCATCCAATCACTGCCAAAGCCATTGCCAAATCCGTCGGTATTATTTCTGAAG GTAACGAGACCATTGAGGACATTGCCCAACGATTGAACATTCCCGTGTCGGAAGTCAATCCACGCGAGGCTAAAGCGGCAGTCGTACACGGCGGTGAGCTCAGAGATCTAGATTCCGATCAACTCGACGAGATTCTAAGGTATCACACCGAAATTGTGTTCGCTCGTACATCGCCGCAGCAGAAACTGATTATCGTCGAGGGCTGTCAGCGCATGGGCGCCATCGTCGCTGTAACCG GTGACGGTGTCAACGACTCGCCGGCTCTGAAAAAAGCTGACATCGGCGTTGCAATGGGTATCGCCGGATCAGACGTATCGAAACAAGCCGCGGACATGATATTGCTCGATGATAACTTCGCCTCGATCGTAACGGGCGTCGAAGAGGGTAGACTGATTTTCGACAACTTGAAAAAATCCATCGCCTACACTCTTACCTCCAACATCCCGGAAATTTCGCCTTTCTTGGCATTCATTCTCTGCGATATTCCGCTGCCGTTGGGAACCGTTACCATTCTCTGCATCGATCTGGGAACTGACATG GTGCCGGCCATCTCGCTAGCCTACGAGGCACCGGAGTCGGACATTATGAAACGGCAGCCCCGCGATCCTTACAGAGACAATCTAGTCAACCGAAG GCTTATCTCGATGGCGTACGGACAAATCGGCATGATCCAAGCGGCCGCTGGATTCTTCGTCTACTTCGTAATCATGGCTGAGAATGGTTTTCTACCACAGAATCTTTTCGGTATCCGAAAACACTGGGATTCGAAAGCCATCAACGATCTCACCGACAGCTACGGTCAAGAATGG ACGTACAGGGATCGTAAATCATTGGAATTTACCTGCCACACCGCGTTCTTCGTGTCAATCGTAATAGTACAGTGGGCCGATTTGATCGTGTGTAAAACACGTCGTAATTCCATAATTCATCAAGGAATGCGAAACTGGGCTCTCAATTTCGGAATCATATTCGAGACAGCGTTGGCCGCTTTCCTCAGTTACACGCCCGGCATGGACAAGGGTCTTCGCATGTATCCCCTCAA ATTCGTTTGGTGGTTGCCGGCTCTTCCATTCATGATTGCAATTTTCATTTACGACGAGACGAGACGATTCTACCTGCGTCGAAACCCTGGTGGCTGGCTCGAGCAGGAAACTTACTACTAA
- the Atpalpha gene encoding sodium/potassium-transporting ATPase subunit alpha isoform X2, whose protein sequence is MASKGDLDSEHGRSDSYRVATLPNVRDDNKTADGMYKSRRKAPTKRKGDNLDDLKQELDIDFHKITPEELYQRFQTHPENGLSHAKAKENLERDGPNALTPPKQTPEWVKFCKNLFGGFALLLWIGAILCFIAYSIQASTSEDPNDDNLYLGIVLSAVVIVTGIFSYYQESKSSKIMESFKNMVPQFATVLREGEKITLRAEDLVLGDVVEVKFGDRIPADIRIIESRGFKVDNSSLTGESEPQSRSPEFTNENPLETKNLAFFSTNAVEGTAKGVVVCCGDSTVMGRIAGLASGLNTGETPIAKEIHHFIHLITGVAVFLGVTFFIIAFILGYHWLDAVIFLIGIIVANVPEGLLATVTVCLTLTAKRMASKNCLVKNLEAVETLGSTSTICSDKTGTLTQNRMTVAHMWFDNQIIEADTTEDQSGVQYDRTSPGFKALAKIATLCNRAEFKPGQESVPILRREVNGDASEAALLKCMELALGDVMGIRKKNKKVCEVPFNSTNKYQVSIHEPDDPNDPRHLLVMKGAPERILDRCSTIFIGGKEKVLDEEMKEAFNNAYLELGGLGERVLGFCDFVLPSDKFPLGFKFNSDDPNFPCDNLRFVGLMSMIDPPRAAVPDAVAKCRSAGIKVIMVTGDHPITAKAIAKSVGIISEGNETIEDIAQRLNIPVSEVNPREAKAAVVHGGELRDLDSDQLDEILRYHTEIVFARTSPQQKLIIVEGCQRMGAIVAVTGDGVNDSPALKKADIGVAMGIAGSDVSKQAADMILLDDNFASIVTGVEEGRLIFDNLKKSIAYTLTSNIPEISPFLAFILCDIPLPLGTVTILCIDLGTDMIPAISLAYEEAESDIMKRRPRDPYHDNLVNERLISMAYGQIGMIQAAAGFFVYFVIMAENGFLPQNLFGIRKHWDSKAINDLTDSYGQEWTYRDRKSLEFTCHTAFFVSIVIVQWADLIVCKTRRNSIIHQGMRNWALNFGIIFETALAAFLSYTPGMDKGLRMYPLKFVWWLPALPFMIAIFIYDETRRFYLRRNPGGWLEQETYY, encoded by the exons catggCCGGTCAGATTCATACCGGGTCGCCACATTACCCAACGTTCGCGATGACAACAAAACCGCTGATGGAATGTACAAG TCGCGGCGGAAGGCCCCAACGAAACGAAAGGGGGACAATTTGGATGACTTGAAACAGGAGTTGGATAtcgattttcacaaaataactCCTGAGGAGCTCTACCAGAGATTTCAGACGCATCCAGAGAAC GGCCTTAGCCATGCGAAAGCAAAGGAGAATCTGGAGAGGGACGGTCCTAATGCTCTCACGCCGCCGAAGCAAACGCCCGAATGGGTGAAATTCTGCAAAAATTTGTTCGGCGGTTTCGCCCTGCTGCTGTGGATCGGTGCGATATTGTGTTTCATCGCGTACTCGATTCAAGCCTCGACGAGCGAAGATCCGAACGACGATAATCTCTACCTCGGTATTGTACTTTCGGCGGTGGTAATAGTTACGGGCATATTCTCGTACTATCAGGAAAGTAAATCGAGCAAAATCATGGAATCGTTCAAGAACATGGTACCCCAATTCGCTACCGTATTGCGAGAGGGTGAAAAGATAACTCTGCGGGCGGAGGATCTCGTGCTGGGCGACGTGGTAGAGGTCAAGTTCGGCGATCGTATTCCAGCGGATATAAGGATCATCGAGTCGCGGGGTTTCAAGGTGGACAACAGCTCGTTGACCGGTGAGTCGGAGCCGCAGTCAAGATCGCCCGAGTTCACGAACGAAAATCCATTGGAAACGAAGAATCTCGCATTTTTCTCGACGAACGCGGTCGAAGGTACGGCCAAGGGAGTCGTCGTGTGCTGCGGCGATTCGACCGTGATGGGTAGAATCGCTGGTTTGGCATCCGGTTTGAACACCGGTGAAACACCAATTGCCAAGGaaattcatcatttcattCACCTCATTACCGGCGTCGCTGTATTCCTCGGTGTAACCTTCTTCATAATCGCTTTCATCCTCGGCTATCACTGGCTCGACGCGGTTATTTTCCTCATCGGTATCATCGTAGCGAACGTACCGGAGGGCCTGCTCGCAACCGTAACCGTATGCTTGACCCTCACGGCCAAGAGAATGGCCTCGAAAAATTGTCTCGTCAAGAATCTCGAAGCCGTCGAAACGCTTGGTTCAACATCTACCATTTGTTCCGACAAGACCGGCACCTTGACCCAAAACAGAATGACCGTTGCTCACATGTGGTTCGATAATCAGATCATCGAGGCCGACACGACCGAGGATCAGTCCGGTGTACAGTACGATCGCACCAGTCCCGGTTTCAAAGCACTCGCCAAAATCGCTACCCTCTGCAATCGCGCCGAATTCAAACCCGGACAAGAGAGCGTGCCCATTCTTAGACGCGAGGTTAACGGCGATGCCTCCGAAGCTGCCCTTCTCAAATGTATGGAGCTCGCGCTTGGCGACGTTATGGGAATCCGTAAGAAGAACAAAAAAGTTTGCGAAGTACCCTTCAACTCGACCAACAAGTATCAAGTCTCGATACACGAGCCCGATGATCCCAACGATCCTCGTCACTTGCTCGTCATGAAGGGAGCACCCGAGAGAATCCTCGACAGATGCTCCACTATATTTATCGGTGGCAAGGAAAAGGTTCTCGACGAAGAGATGAAGGAGGCTTTCAACAATGCTTATCTCGAGCTCGGTGGACTCGGCGAGCGT GTCTTGGGTTTCTGCGACTTTGTACTGCCGAGTGACAAATTCCCGCTTGGCTTCAAATTCAACAGCGACGATCCCAACTTCCCGTGCGACAATCtacgtttcgttggactcatGTCCATGATTGATCCACCGAGAGCCGCAGTGCCCGATGCCGTTGCCAAGTGTCGTTCAGCCGGTATCAAGGTTATCATGGTAACCGGCGATCATCCAATCACTGCCAAAGCCATTGCCAAATCCGTCGGTATTATTTCTGAAG GTAACGAGACCATTGAGGACATTGCCCAACGATTGAACATTCCCGTGTCGGAAGTCAATCCACGCGAGGCTAAAGCGGCAGTCGTACACGGCGGTGAGCTCAGAGATCTAGATTCCGATCAACTCGACGAGATTCTAAGGTATCACACCGAAATTGTGTTCGCTCGTACATCGCCGCAGCAGAAACTGATTATCGTCGAGGGCTGTCAGCGCATGGGCGCCATCGTCGCTGTAACCG GTGACGGTGTCAACGACTCGCCGGCTCTGAAAAAAGCTGACATCGGCGTTGCAATGGGTATCGCCGGATCAGACGTATCGAAACAAGCCGCGGACATGATATTGCTCGATGATAACTTCGCCTCGATCGTAACGGGCGTCGAAGAGGGTAGACTGATTTTCGACAACTTGAAAAAATCCATCGCCTACACTCTTACCTCCAACATCCCGGAAATTTCGCCTTTCTTGGCATTCATTCTCTGCGATATTCCGCTGCCGTTGGGAACCGTTACCATTCTCTGCATCGATCTGGGAACTGACATG ATACCTGCTATTTCGCTGGCGTACGAGGAAGCAGAGTCCGATATTATGAAGAGACGTCCTCGCGATCCTTACCACGACAATCTCGTCAATGAAAG GCTTATCTCGATGGCGTACGGACAAATCGGCATGATCCAAGCGGCCGCTGGATTCTTCGTCTACTTCGTAATCATGGCTGAGAATGGTTTTCTACCACAGAATCTTTTCGGTATCCGAAAACACTGGGATTCGAAAGCCATCAACGATCTCACCGACAGCTACGGTCAAGAATGG ACGTACAGGGATCGTAAATCATTGGAATTTACCTGCCACACCGCGTTCTTCGTGTCAATCGTAATAGTACAGTGGGCCGATTTGATCGTGTGTAAAACACGTCGTAATTCCATAATTCATCAAGGAATGCGAAACTGGGCTCTCAATTTCGGAATCATATTCGAGACAGCGTTGGCCGCTTTCCTCAGTTACACGCCCGGCATGGACAAGGGTCTTCGCATGTATCCCCTCAA ATTCGTTTGGTGGTTGCCGGCTCTTCCATTCATGATTGCAATTTTCATTTACGACGAGACGAGACGATTCTACCTGCGTCGAAACCCTGGTGGCTGGCTCGAGCAGGAAACTTACTACTAA
- the Atpalpha gene encoding sodium/potassium-transporting ATPase subunit alpha isoform X1, protein MASKGDLDSEHGRSDSYRVATLPNVRDDNKTADGMYKSRRKAPTKRKGDNLDDLKQELDIDFHKITPEELYQRFQTHPENGLSHAKAKENLERDGPNALTPPKQTPEWVKFCKNLFGGFALLLWIGAILCFIAYSIQASTSEDPNDDNLYLGIVLSAVVIVTGIFSYYQESKSSKIMESFKNMVPQFATVLREGEKITLRAEDLVLGDVVEVKFGDRIPADIRIIESRGFKVDNSSLTGESEPQSRSPEFTNENPLETKNLAFFSTNAVEGTAKGVVVCCGDSTVMGRIAGLASGLNTGETPIAKEIHHFIHLITGVAVFLGVTFFIIAFILGYHWLDAVIFLIGIIVANVPEGLLATVTVCLTLTAKRMASKNCLVKNLEAVETLGSTSTICSDKTGTLTQNRMTVAHMWFDNQIIEADTTEDQSGVQYDRTSPGFKALAKIATLCNRAEFKPGQESVPILRREVNGDASEAALLKCMELALGDVMGIRKKNKKVCEVPFNSTNKYQVSIHEPDDPNDPRHLLVMKGAPERILDRCSTIFIGGKEKVLDEEMKEAFNNAYLELGGLGERVLGFCDFVLPSDKFPLGFKFNSDDPNFPCDNLRFVGLMSMIDPPRAAVPDAVAKCRSAGIKVIMVTGDHPITAKAIAKSVGIISEGNETIEDIAQRLNIPVSEVNPREAKAAVVHGGELRDLDSDQLDEILRYHTEIVFARTSPQQKLIIVEGCQRMGAIVAVTGDGVNDSPALKKADIGVAMGIAGSDVSKQAADMILLDDNFASIVTGVEEGRLIFDNLKKSIAYTLTSNIPEISPFLAFILCDIPLPLGTVTILCIDLGTDMVPAISLAYEEAESDIMKRQPRNPFTDKLVNERLISMAYGQIGMIQAAAGFFVYFVIMAENGFLPQNLFGIRKHWDSKAINDLTDSYGQEWTYRDRKSLEFTCHTAFFVSIVIVQWADLIVCKTRRNSIIHQGMRNWALNFGIIFETALAAFLSYTPGMDKGLRMYPLKFVWWLPALPFMIAIFIYDETRRFYLRRNPGGWLEQETYY, encoded by the exons catggCCGGTCAGATTCATACCGGGTCGCCACATTACCCAACGTTCGCGATGACAACAAAACCGCTGATGGAATGTACAAG TCGCGGCGGAAGGCCCCAACGAAACGAAAGGGGGACAATTTGGATGACTTGAAACAGGAGTTGGATAtcgattttcacaaaataactCCTGAGGAGCTCTACCAGAGATTTCAGACGCATCCAGAGAAC GGCCTTAGCCATGCGAAAGCAAAGGAGAATCTGGAGAGGGACGGTCCTAATGCTCTCACGCCGCCGAAGCAAACGCCCGAATGGGTGAAATTCTGCAAAAATTTGTTCGGCGGTTTCGCCCTGCTGCTGTGGATCGGTGCGATATTGTGTTTCATCGCGTACTCGATTCAAGCCTCGACGAGCGAAGATCCGAACGACGATAATCTCTACCTCGGTATTGTACTTTCGGCGGTGGTAATAGTTACGGGCATATTCTCGTACTATCAGGAAAGTAAATCGAGCAAAATCATGGAATCGTTCAAGAACATGGTACCCCAATTCGCTACCGTATTGCGAGAGGGTGAAAAGATAACTCTGCGGGCGGAGGATCTCGTGCTGGGCGACGTGGTAGAGGTCAAGTTCGGCGATCGTATTCCAGCGGATATAAGGATCATCGAGTCGCGGGGTTTCAAGGTGGACAACAGCTCGTTGACCGGTGAGTCGGAGCCGCAGTCAAGATCGCCCGAGTTCACGAACGAAAATCCATTGGAAACGAAGAATCTCGCATTTTTCTCGACGAACGCGGTCGAAGGTACGGCCAAGGGAGTCGTCGTGTGCTGCGGCGATTCGACCGTGATGGGTAGAATCGCTGGTTTGGCATCCGGTTTGAACACCGGTGAAACACCAATTGCCAAGGaaattcatcatttcattCACCTCATTACCGGCGTCGCTGTATTCCTCGGTGTAACCTTCTTCATAATCGCTTTCATCCTCGGCTATCACTGGCTCGACGCGGTTATTTTCCTCATCGGTATCATCGTAGCGAACGTACCGGAGGGCCTGCTCGCAACCGTAACCGTATGCTTGACCCTCACGGCCAAGAGAATGGCCTCGAAAAATTGTCTCGTCAAGAATCTCGAAGCCGTCGAAACGCTTGGTTCAACATCTACCATTTGTTCCGACAAGACCGGCACCTTGACCCAAAACAGAATGACCGTTGCTCACATGTGGTTCGATAATCAGATCATCGAGGCCGACACGACCGAGGATCAGTCCGGTGTACAGTACGATCGCACCAGTCCCGGTTTCAAAGCACTCGCCAAAATCGCTACCCTCTGCAATCGCGCCGAATTCAAACCCGGACAAGAGAGCGTGCCCATTCTTAGACGCGAGGTTAACGGCGATGCCTCCGAAGCTGCCCTTCTCAAATGTATGGAGCTCGCGCTTGGCGACGTTATGGGAATCCGTAAGAAGAACAAAAAAGTTTGCGAAGTACCCTTCAACTCGACCAACAAGTATCAAGTCTCGATACACGAGCCCGATGATCCCAACGATCCTCGTCACTTGCTCGTCATGAAGGGAGCACCCGAGAGAATCCTCGACAGATGCTCCACTATATTTATCGGTGGCAAGGAAAAGGTTCTCGACGAAGAGATGAAGGAGGCTTTCAACAATGCTTATCTCGAGCTCGGTGGACTCGGCGAGCGT GTCTTGGGTTTCTGCGACTTTGTACTGCCGAGTGACAAATTCCCGCTTGGCTTCAAATTCAACAGCGACGATCCCAACTTCCCGTGCGACAATCtacgtttcgttggactcatGTCCATGATTGATCCACCGAGAGCCGCAGTGCCCGATGCCGTTGCCAAGTGTCGTTCAGCCGGTATCAAGGTTATCATGGTAACCGGCGATCATCCAATCACTGCCAAAGCCATTGCCAAATCCGTCGGTATTATTTCTGAAG GTAACGAGACCATTGAGGACATTGCCCAACGATTGAACATTCCCGTGTCGGAAGTCAATCCACGCGAGGCTAAAGCGGCAGTCGTACACGGCGGTGAGCTCAGAGATCTAGATTCCGATCAACTCGACGAGATTCTAAGGTATCACACCGAAATTGTGTTCGCTCGTACATCGCCGCAGCAGAAACTGATTATCGTCGAGGGCTGTCAGCGCATGGGCGCCATCGTCGCTGTAACCG GTGACGGTGTCAACGACTCGCCGGCTCTGAAAAAAGCTGACATCGGCGTTGCAATGGGTATCGCCGGATCAGACGTATCGAAACAAGCCGCGGACATGATATTGCTCGATGATAACTTCGCCTCGATCGTAACGGGCGTCGAAGAGGGTAGACTGATTTTCGACAACTTGAAAAAATCCATCGCCTACACTCTTACCTCCAACATCCCGGAAATTTCGCCTTTCTTGGCATTCATTCTCTGCGATATTCCGCTGCCGTTGGGAACCGTTACCATTCTCTGCATCGATCTGGGAACTGACATG GTACCCGCCATCTCGCTAGCCTACGAGGAGGCAGAGAGTGATATTATGAAGCGCCAACCACGAAACCCCTTCACTGACAAGCTAGTTAACGAAAG GCTTATCTCGATGGCGTACGGACAAATCGGCATGATCCAAGCGGCCGCTGGATTCTTCGTCTACTTCGTAATCATGGCTGAGAATGGTTTTCTACCACAGAATCTTTTCGGTATCCGAAAACACTGGGATTCGAAAGCCATCAACGATCTCACCGACAGCTACGGTCAAGAATGG ACGTACAGGGATCGTAAATCATTGGAATTTACCTGCCACACCGCGTTCTTCGTGTCAATCGTAATAGTACAGTGGGCCGATTTGATCGTGTGTAAAACACGTCGTAATTCCATAATTCATCAAGGAATGCGAAACTGGGCTCTCAATTTCGGAATCATATTCGAGACAGCGTTGGCCGCTTTCCTCAGTTACACGCCCGGCATGGACAAGGGTCTTCGCATGTATCCCCTCAA ATTCGTTTGGTGGTTGCCGGCTCTTCCATTCATGATTGCAATTTTCATTTACGACGAGACGAGACGATTCTACCTGCGTCGAAACCCTGGTGGCTGGCTCGAGCAGGAAACTTACTACTAA